Proteins from a genomic interval of Ictalurus furcatus strain D&B chromosome 2, Billie_1.0, whole genome shotgun sequence:
- the slc1a9 gene encoding solute carrier family 1 member 9, with the protein MTNHQLEKKMGGASLFDEDGKAEPKIGLLQQHCGWFARNLLLALTILGVIGGSVLGLLLRYVPDLDSDTLMLVSFPGDILMRMLKMLILPLIISSLITGLAGLDARSSGRMGTRAMVYYMSTTIIAAVLGVILVLGIHPGNPKLRTTQISAGPNNHEVSSLDAFLDLIRNLFPENLVQSCFQQVQTVVKKVSVAVSNRSEPVSVNRKELEFKWGMNVLGLIGFFITFGICMGKMGERGKIMSEFFNVLNEIIMKMVSMIMWYSPIGIASLICGKIAAIGDLEAMAQQLGMYMVTVIVGLIIHGGIILPLIFFCVTRKNPFTFYSGIFQAWITALGTASSAGTLPVTFRCLEENLKIDKRVTRFVLPIGATINMDGTALYEAVAAIFIAQMNGIELDGGQIATVSMTATLASVGAASIPSAGLVTMLLILTAVGLPTQDISLLVAVDWLLDRMRTSINVVGDSFGAGIVDFLSRAELSQIDADIPLSDEEFVPPPPLLTDIDLIDPVCPPELPPRFPRPPKLNHHHQQHQQHQQQQHHYHPAASLSHSRSHSTRSARSPSPRSVHSPSPLSVCSHSPHPHRMHSPRLLNRRSDHAYCALPSHDHQASTLPRDHRERHRERERGSENLRRREKGRESETEEDEERERMMDEGSEGEESDDTAYDRSHAVPPCELP; encoded by the exons ATGACGAATCATCAGTTGGAGAAAAAGATGGGCGGAGCCAGCCTATTTGATGAGGATGGGAAGGCGGAGCCTAAAATAGGCCTTTTACAGCAACACTGTGGCTGGTTTGCACGCAACCTTCTGCTTGCCCTCACCattctgg gtgtGATAGGAGGCTCAGTGCTTGGCTTGCTCTTGCGGTATGTTCCTGATTTGGACTCAGACACGCTGATGTTGGTCTCCTTCCCTGGAGACATCCTCATGAGGATGCTGAAGATGCTCATCCTTCCCCTCATCATCTCCAGTCTCATCACag GTCTGGCAGGTCTGGATGCTCGCTCCAGTGGGAGGATGGGGACCAGGGCCATGGTGTACTACATGTCCACCACCATCATCGCGGCTGTTCTGGGCGTCATCCTGGTGCTCGGGATTCACCCAGGAAACCCCAAACTCAGGACCACTCAGATCAGCGCTGGACCCAACAACCATGAGGTCAGCAGCCTGGACGCTTTTCTGGACCTGATCCGAAACCTGTTCCCCGAGAACCTGGTCCAGTCCTGCTTTCAACAG GTTCAGACGGTGGTGAAGAAAGTCTCCGTGGCGGTCAGCAACCGGAGCGAGCCCGTTTCTGTCAACAGGAAGGAGCTGGAGTTCAAGTGGGGGATGAACGTTCTGG gtttGATCGGCTTCTTCATCACGTTCGGGATCTGCATGGGCAAAATGGGCGAGAGGGGAAAGATCATGTCCGAGTTCTTCAACGTCCTGAACGAGATCATCATGAAGATGGTGTCGATGATCATGTG GTACTCTCCAATCGGCATCGCCTCTCTGATCTGTGGAAAGATCGCCGCCATCGGTGACCTGGAGGCCATGGCCCAGCAGCTCGGCATGTACATGGTGACGGTGATTGTTGGCCTCATCATCCACGGTGGAATCATCCTGCCCCTCATATTCTTCTGCGTGACACGGAAAAACCCGTTCACCTTTTATTCCGGGATCTTCCAGGCCTGGATCACGGCACTCGGAACAGCCAGCAG CGCTGGAACGTTGCCGGTGACCTTCCGCTGTCTGGAGGAGAACCTGAAGATCGACAAGCGGGTCACCCGGTTCGTGTTGCCCATCGGCGCCACCATAAACATGGATGGCACGGCGCTTTACGAGGCTGTGGCGGCTATTTTCATCGCCCAGATGAACGGCATCGAGCTGGACGGAGGACAGATCGCCACCGTGAG CATGACGGCCACTCTGGCGAGTGTAGGAGCTGCCAGTATTCCCAGTGCTGGTCTGGTCACCATGCTGCTCATCCTCACCGCAGTGGGTCTCCCGACACAGGACATCAGCCTGCTGGTGGCCGTCGACTGGCTGCT TGACAGAATGCGGACCTCCATCAACGTGGTGGGCGATTCCTTCGGCGCAGGCATCGTCGACTTCCTGTCTCGTGCGGAGCTTTCTCAGATCGACGCCGACATTCCCCTGTCAGACGAGGAGTttgtcccccctccccccctcctgACTGATATAGACCTGATCGACCCGGTGTGCCCCCCAGAACTGCCCCCTCGCTTCCCCCGGCCCCCCAAactcaaccaccaccaccaacagcaCCAACAGcaccaacagcagcagcaccacTACCACCCTGCTGCGTCTCTGAGCCACTCCCGCTCTCACTCCACCCGCTCCGCTCGCTCTCCGTCCCCTCGCTCCGTCCACTCGCCCTCGCCTCTGTCCGTGTGTTCACACTCGCCTCATCCTCACCGCATGCACTCGCCCCGCCTCCTGAACCGCCGCTCCGACCACGCCTACTGCGCTCTGCCCTCGCATGACCACCAG GCGTCCACGCTGCCACGGGACCACAGGGAGAGACaccgagagcgagagaggggcaGCGAGAACCTGCGTAGacgagagaaaggcagagagagtgagacggaggaagacgaagagagagagaggatgatggACGAGGGCAGCGAGGGAGAAGAAAGCGACGACACCGCCTACGACCGAAGTCACGCCGTCCCGCCCTGCGAGCTCCCCTGA